In Gossypium arboreum isolate Shixiya-1 chromosome 5, ASM2569848v2, whole genome shotgun sequence, a single genomic region encodes these proteins:
- the LOC108450608 gene encoding uncharacterized protein LOC108450608 isoform X1 yields the protein MITYYCVQVITLCINGTVQSKVSIFQILVVFVLVWSNGYLASIQHVSSISCPHLMFQRIANYKSFTRFHINRDGNLEVFTLAVDKVPREWMLDPDWDMEQKQPQQLSHREIP from the exons ATGATAACTTATTACTGTGTTCAGGTTATCACTCTTTGTATCAATGGTACCGTTCAGTCGAAAGTGAGCATTTTCCAGATCCTAGTGGTCTTCGTGCTCGTATGGAGCAATGGATATTTGGCCTCTATCCAGCATGTATCAAGTATTTCATGTCCGCATTTGATGTTCCAGAG AATTGCTAATTACAAGTCATTCACACGATTCCACATCAATCGTGATGGTAATCTTGAAGTTTTCACTCTTGCAGTCGATAAG GTTCCAAGGGAATGGATGTTGGATCCTGATTGGGATATGGAGCAGAAGCAGCCACAACAGTTGAGCCATAGAGAAATACCCTAG
- the LOC108450608 gene encoding uncharacterized protein LOC108450608 isoform X2, translating to MNCHKHYQVMAVTRSNICKNGIQALSRGGAVIYYASVFLYFWVFSNPVVSLVFGSYLYICINWFHLHFDEAFSYLRIANYKSFTRFHINRDGNLEVFTLAVDKVPREWMLDPDWDMEQKQPQQLSHREIP from the exons ATGAATTGCCATAAGCATTACCAAGTTATGGCTGTCACCCGAAGCAATATTTGCAAGAATGGAATACAAGCGCTGTCTCGAGGGGGTGCTGTCATATATTATGCTTCAGTCTTCCTTTACTTCTGGGTTTTCTCCAACCCTGTGGTTTCTTTGGTGTTCGGAAGCTACTTGTATATCTGCATTAACTGGTTTCATCTACACTTTGACGAGGCATTCTCTTATCTCAGAATTGCTAATTACAAGTCATTCACACGATTCCACATCAATCGTGATGGTAATCTTGAAGTTTTCACTCTTGCAGTCGATAAG GTTCCAAGGGAATGGATGTTGGATCCTGATTGGGATATGGAGCAGAAGCAGCCACAACAGTTGAGCCATAGAGAAATACCCTAG
- the LOC108489960 gene encoding serine/threonine-protein phosphatase PP2A-2 catalytic subunit-like, translating into MPSQGDLERQIEQLMECKPLSEAEVKALCEQARVVLVEEWNVQPVKCPVTVCGDIHGQFYDLIELFRIGGNAPDTNYLFMGDYVDRGYYSVETVTLLVALKVRYRDRITILRGNHESRQITQVYGFYDECLRKYGNANVWKYFTDLFDYLPLTALIESQIFCLHGGLSPSLDTLDNIRALDRIQEVPHEGPMCDLLWSDPDDRCGWGISPRGAGYTFGQDIAIQFNHTNGLTLISRAHQLVMEGYNWCQDKNVVTVFSAPNYCYRCGNMAAILEIGENMDQNFLQFDPAPRQVEPDATRKTPDYFL; encoded by the exons ATGCCATCACAGGGAGACCTAGAACGTCAGATCGAGCAGCTGATGGAGTGTAAGCCGCTGTCTGAGGCGGAGGTGAAGGCGTTGTGCGAGCAGGCACGAGTAGTGCTGGTGGAAGAATGGAACGTGCAGCCAGTGAAGTGTCCTGTTACAGTTTGTGGAGATATTCACGGACAATTTTATGATCTAATAGAGCTGTTTCGAATAGGAGGCAATGCGCCGGATACTAATTATCTCTTCATGGGAGATTATGTAG ATCGCGGGTACTACTCAGTCGAGACCGTTACACTTTTAGTGGCCCTCAAAGTCCGATATAGAGATAGAATAACAATTCTTAGAGGAAATCATGAGAGCCGGCAAATAACACAAGT GTATGGTTTTTATGATGAATGCTTGAGAAAATATGGAAATGCCAACGTGTGGAAGTATTTTACTGACCTGTTTGATTATTTACCGCTCACAGCTCTTATTGAGAGTCAG ATCTTTTGTTTGCATGGAGGACTTTCCCCATCTTTGGACACATTAGACAATATTCGAGCATTGGACCGCATACAGGAG GTTCCTCATGAAGGACCAATGTGTGATCTCTTGTGGTCTGATCCTGATGACCGCTGTGGATGGGGGATCTCTCCTCGTGGAGCTGGCTATACATTTGGACAAGATATTGCGATTCAGTTCAACCATACAAATGGTCTCACTCTGATTTCAAGAGCCCATCAGCTTGTCATGGAAGGATACAATTGGTGTCAG GACAAGAATGTGGTGACCGTCTTCAGTGCTCCAAACTATTGCTACCGATGTGGAAACATGGCTGCAATTTTAGAGATCGGGGAGAATATGGACCAGAATTTTCTTCAGTTCGATCCAGCACCCCGGCAAGTTGAACCCGACGCCACACGCAAGACTCCTGATTACTTTTTGTAA